The following is a genomic window from Capnocytophaga stomatis.
ATTTTTGGTGCAGGAACCGGAAATCCGTACTTTACAACCGATTCGGCTGCGGTTTTGAGAGCTATCGAAATCAATGCTGATGTAATCTTAAAAGGAACACGCGTGGATGGAATCTACACAGCTGACCCTGAGAAAGATAAAAATGCGGTGAAATTTGACAACATTACTTTTGAGGAGGTAATGAATAAAGGTTTGAAGGTTATGGATATGACAGCCTTTACACTGAGTCAGGAAAATGAATTGCCGATAATTGTTTTCGATATGAACAAAAAAGGCAATTTGTTGAAAGTGGTTTCGGGTGATAATGTAGGAACTACTGTAAATTTGTAAAAAAATATTATTGAAAATAAAACTTTGTAAAGTAAATCGATTTATATGAATGAAGAAATAGATATTATTCTGGACAGTACAGAGGAGGCAATGCAAGGGTCTTTAGCACACTTGGATAAGGCTTTGGGGAATATCCGTGCGGGAAAAGCAAGTCCGCAAATGGTGGGAAGTGTTTTCGTTGATTACTATGGTTCACAAACTCCGTTGAGCCAAGTGGCGAACGTAAGTGCACCGGATTCACGTACCATTACAATTCAGCCGTGGGAGAAAAAAATGATTCAGCCTATTGAAAAAGCAATTATGTTGGCAAATTTAGGCTTCAACCCGATGAATAACGGTGATGTGGTTATCATCAGTGTGCCGCCCCTAACCGAAGAACGTCGTAAAGAACTTGTTAAACAAGCTAAAGGTGAGGGAGAAGACGCAAAAATCAGTATCCGAAATGCTCGTCAGGAAGCAAATAAAGAAATCAAAAAAACAGAAGCTTCCGAAGACGTGAAAAAAGGAGCAGAGGAAAGCGTACAGAAACTTACTGATAAGTATATCAAGAAAGTAGAAGAAGTTTTGGCAGCGAAGGAAGCCGAAATCTTGAAAGTGTAACTTTTTGTACCAGATGCTATATAAGAAAAAGAACAGTGGAGCTTATTTTCATTGTTCTTTTTTATTTTTTAGAAAAAGTAAAAAATACAGTTGCAAATGATTATAACAGAAATGAATACATTTATTCCGTTTTGAATAATTTTGATTTTTTGAAAATTATCTTGATTTTTTATTGAAAAAATATTAATTTTACCACGATAAAACTTTAATATATGGAGAAACATCTGATAGACCGGCTAACCTCTCCGATTCACAGATTTACCAAACAGGCAAAATCGGGGGGGATTGTATTAGGAATTAATGTTATCATAGCTCTTGTATTAGCAAACTCGCCTTGGGCAGAACATTATTTCCATTTTTTTGAACATCATTTAGGATTTACCTTTGATGGAAAAACATATTTAGATATGCCATTACACCATTGGATTAACGATGGATTGATGGCATTGTTTTTTTTCGTTGTGGGGCTCGAATTAAAACGTGAAATTGTTGCAGGAGAATTGTCTAATCCTCGGAAAGCATTGTTGCCAATCGGGGCAGCTATTGGCGGGATGCTCGTGCCTGCAATCATATATATATCATTAAACCCAACGGGAGAAGTACACGGAGGTTGGGGAATTCCTATGGCAACGGATATAGCTTTTTCGCTCGGGGTACTGTATTTATTAGGAGATAAAGTGCCAATATCATTGAAGGTGTTTTTGACTGCATTGGCAATTGTTGATGACCTTGGTGCGGTGCTTGTAATTGCTTTTTTCTACACTTCCGAAATTTCGTTGGCAAACTTAGGAATTGGTTTGGGAATGTTGTTCATTCTTTATTTAGGAAAACGAATTGGCATCCGTCACGTATTGTTTTACGCACTGATAGGAG
Proteins encoded in this region:
- the frr gene encoding ribosome recycling factor yields the protein MNEEIDIILDSTEEAMQGSLAHLDKALGNIRAGKASPQMVGSVFVDYYGSQTPLSQVANVSAPDSRTITIQPWEKKMIQPIEKAIMLANLGFNPMNNGDVVIISVPPLTEERRKELVKQAKGEGEDAKISIRNARQEANKEIKKTEASEDVKKGAEESVQKLTDKYIKKVEEVLAAKEAEILKV